One window of the Marmota flaviventris isolate mMarFla1 chromosome 2, mMarFla1.hap1, whole genome shotgun sequence genome contains the following:
- the Rps27l gene encoding ribosomal protein eS27-like, translating into MPLARDLLHPSLEEEKKKHKKKRLVQSPNSYFMDVKCPGCYKITTVFSHAQTVVLCVGCSTVLCQPTGGKARLTEGCSFRRKQH; encoded by the exons ATGCCT TTGGCTAGAGATTTGCTACATCCTTCcttggaagaggaaaagaaaaaacataaaaagaaacgGCTAGTTCAAAGtccaaattcttattttatggATGTAAAATGTCCag gttgcTACAAGATTACCACAGTTTTTAGCCATGCCCAGACAGTGGTTCTTTGTGTAGGTTGTTCAACAGTGTTGTGCCAGCCTACAGGAGGAAAGGCCAGACTCACAGAAG GTTGTTCATTTAGAAGAAAGCAACACTAA